In the genome of Lactuca sativa cultivar Salinas chromosome 3, Lsat_Salinas_v11, whole genome shotgun sequence, the window GGTAACCCTTCTGTCCAAGTTGTGCCCCCGCCTAATCCACCTGTTGTTCTCGTTACCTCCACGCATCCTATGCAAACACAATTTCGCTCTGGTATATCCAAAAAATGACACGTTGCGGATTTTGCTCAACTTCAACACAATGCGCTTCATATTGCATTGTTTTCTACAAAACAACTGCATGGTTTCAAAACCGCAACCAAAGATCCGAAATGGTTTGCTGCCATGAAAGAAGAAATGCATGCTTTGCACACTAACGATACATGGTCTGCTGTTCCTTGGCCTAAATCCTCAAATATTGTTGGTTCTAATTGGGTCTTCCACACCAAATGTCATTCTGATGGGTCTGTGGATCTTCTAAAGGCTCAGTTAGTTGCTCAAGGTTTTACTCAAGTACTTGGTTTAGACTACAATCTAACCTTTAGTTTAGTTGTCAAGGCTTCCATTCTGCATATTGTACTCTCTTTGTTTTTCTCCATAAGTGGCCTCTTCATCAATTGGATGTCAAAAATGCATTTTTGAATGGACATCTCATTGAAAGGCAATTCCCTTGATATGTTTGTCAGCTCAAAAAAGGATTTATATGgtcttaaataggctccaagggCTTGGTTTCAGTGCCTTAGTATCTTTCTTGTGCAACTCAGGTTTGTTTGCAGTAGAGCTGGCACATCTCTTTTTGTCTACAAGCTTGGTCCATGCATATTATATATCTTGGtttatgttgacgacattattcTTACGGGGAATGCTCCTTATACGATTAAACGATTTATCTCTTGTCTTAATCAAGAGTTTGCAATTGAGGATTTAGGTTCACTTAGTTACTTTCTTTGTTTGCAGGTTACTTATAATGTAAATGTTTTATTCTTAAGTCAAGAAAAATATGATCATGATGTTTTAGTTCGTGCTGGCTTGCTTGATTCCAAACCTATTGCTACTCCCTTATCCACTACTGATTATCTATCTAGCTCTTGCACTCCATTATCAGATCAAACCACCTATCGATGTCTTGTCAACGCTCTCCAATATCTCACCATCACCAGGTTCGATCTCTTGTATGTTGTCAATCAAGTTAGTCAATTCCCACATGTGCCCACTACTGATCACTTTCAGGCACTAAAAAGGATCTTGCGTTATGTCAAAGGGATGATATCTTTTGGACTTTCCTTCACCCATTCTTCCTTTCCATCCATACTTGGCTACTCTGATACTGATTGGGCTCGTTGTCTTGAGACTCGAAGATCTACTTATGGATATTCTATTTTTCTTGATGGTAATCTTATCTCTTGGAGTGCTAAGAAACAACCTACTGTCTCTCGTTCAAGTTGTGAATCTGAATATCGTTCAATGGCCAACACAATTGTTAAAATTGTTTGGGTCACTCATCTATTAAGAGAGCATCATGTCGTACCTCCAGATAGACCTACTCTTCTATGTGATAACCAGAGTGTGATCTTTCTCAGCTAAAATTCTGTTTCGCATAAAAGAGCTAAGCATATTTGTATCGATTATTTTGTTCGTGAACTTGTGTCTTGTGGCAAGCTTTCCACTAAGTTTGTTCTTACCAAGCTTCAACTGGcggatatcttcaccaaagctttTCTCAACCGCTTTTTTAACACTTTCGCTCCGAATTACACATTTGAACGTTGCCTATTCGCTTGATGGGGGTGTAAACGACAATATCTCCCAAATATAGTTTAGAtattatcttctattttaagataTGATAGCTATTCCTTGTAAATGTTTATTTACTTTCCTTacattgtaaatgtttgtattatAAAGTCTCAATGAATGAAAGGCGCAAGATATGCGGATTTTGTAAGCCTTACAATTGTGATGTAAGATATGTTACTTCAACCATTGTCTCTTGTTTAGTTTGTTACATCATTATATGTCttaatattttaaacatttaagtaTAAAAGATTTGACTATTTGTAGATGTTatctataaaaaatatatttttttaaaatgattgtTGTTTTACAAATACTTTgacaaattttattttaaattaaatactTCAAATTACTTATAGATAGGGTGTTTCACATATTTAAATTAAGTGAAAACTGTAATAAAGTCCCTAAATATTGGCcttataatcgatttagtccttatatatttttttttattcaattaagtcccaaatactggtaatcgtattcaatttaaccctttgacccggtcaacaggtcatccaactttcaaaaattacatttttgggccagatttcaaaatttatttcaaattttgtccaaaatttaaacttttggcccagattttaatttttattacaaatttggtccaaaatttaccctttttgcccaaattttagaattttattatgaattcatcctaactttagttttttttacaactttgtttctcaaaaatttgtttctaatatgttttttctttataaactcatatttatacaaaaaaaaaagatattttcacataaaaatcttatttttttctacataaaactttttttaaaaggttttttgtatataaaatatctagttataaaaataggtTTGGACTATTTGTGTGATAtctcttaaaaaatcaattaagaaaCTAAAAGTAaccataaattataaaaataggtttggattatttgttctttaatcacatttatatgaaagtttaaactagttacattatatatgaaagtttaaaatatatataatataataatattatattttattcataagaatttttttaagaaaaaagttaaaatcataactttgatatattttttttataactttttaataaatatattatctaaataaaacatatcTATTCATGGCACGTGT includes:
- the LOC111911611 gene encoding uncharacterized mitochondrial protein AtMg00810-like is translated as MKEEMHALHTNDTWSAVPWPKSSNIVGSNWVFHTKCHSDGSVDLLKAQLVAQGFTQVTYNVNVLFLSQEKYDHDVLVRAGLLDSKPIATPLSTTDYLSSSCTPLSDQTTYRCLVNALQYLTITRFDLLYVVNQVSQFPHVPTTDHFQALKRILRYVKGMISFGLSFTHSSFPSILGYSDTDWARCLETRRSTYGYSIFLDGNLISWSAKKQPTVSRSSCESEYRSMANTIVKIVWVTHLLREHHVVPPDRPTLLCDNQSVIFLS